A single Nycticebus coucang isolate mNycCou1 chromosome 16, mNycCou1.pri, whole genome shotgun sequence DNA region contains:
- the CSTB gene encoding cystatin-B, whose translation MKCGAPSATQPATANTQDIADQVKSQLEEKENKKFPVFKAVSFKSQVVAGTNFFIKVHVGDEKFIHLRVFQSLPHENKPLALSDYQTDKARHDELTYF comes from the exons ATGAAGTGCGGGGCGCCCTCCGCCACGCAGCCGGCCACGGCCAACACCCAGGACATCGCCGACCAG gTGAAGTCCCAgcttgaagagaaagaaaataagaagttcCCTGTCTTCAAAGCTGTATCGTTCAAGTCCCAGGTGGTTGCAGGGACGAACTTCTTCATCAAG GTTCATGTTGGTGACGAGAAATTCATACACCTGCGAGTGTTTCAGAGTCTTCCTCATGAAAACAAGCCCTTGGCCCTGTCTGACTACCAGACCGACAAAGCCAGACATGATGAGCTGACCTATTTctaa
- the PDXK gene encoding pyridoxal kinase gives MEEECRVLSIQSHVVRGYVGNRAATFPLQVLGFEIDAVNSVQFSNHTGYAHWKGQVLKADELHELYEGLRLNSVNKYDYVLTGYTRDKSFLAMVVDIVRELKQQNPRLVYVCDPVMGDKWNGEGSMYVPEDLLPVYREKVVPVADIITPNQFEAELLSGRKIRSQEEALAVMDVLHSMGPNTVVITSSDLPSSRGSDYLMALGSQRRRRPDGSTVTERIQMDIRKVDAVFVGTGDLFAAMLLAWTHKHPNNLKMACEKTLSAMHHVLQRTIRCAKAQAGEGLKPSSAQLELRMVQSKKDIEDPELVIQATVL, from the exons GTGCTGGGGTTTGAGATCGACGCAGTGAACTCTGTCCAGTTTTCCAACCACACAG GCTATGCACACTGGAAGGGGCAGGTGCTGAAAGCTGATGAGCTCCACGAGCTGTACGAAGGTCTGAGGCTGAACAGCGTGAACAAGTATGACTACGTGCTCACAG GTTACACGAGGGACAAGTCATTCCTGGCCATGGTGGTGGACATCGTGCGAGAGCTGAAGCAGCAAAACCCCAGGCTCGTGTATG TGTGTGATCCAGTCATGGGTGACAAGTGGAACGGTGAAGGCTCCATG TACGTCCCGGAGGACCTCCTTCCAGTCTACAGAGAAAAGGTTGTGCCGGTTGCAGACATTATAACCCCCAACCAGTTTGAGGCCGA GTTACTGAGTGGCCGGAAGATCCGCAGCCAGGAAGAAGCATTGGCG GTGATGGACGTGCTGCACTCCATGGGCCCCAACACCGTGGTCATCACCAGCTCTGACCTGCCCTCCTCTCGGGGCAGCGACTACCTGATGGCGCTGGGCAGCCAGCGGAGGA GGAGACCTGACGGCTCCACAGTGACTGAACGCATCCAGATGGACATTCGCAAAGTGGACGCTGTCTTTGTGGGCACCGGGGACCTCTTTGCCGCCATGCTCCTGGCGTGGACACACAAACACCCCAACAATCTAAAG ATGGCCTGTGAGAAGACCCTGTCAGCCATGCACCATGTTCTACAGAGGACCATTCGGTGTGCAAAAG CCCAGGCCGGGGAAGGACTGAAGCCCAGCTCGGCCCAGCTGGAGCTGAGGATGGTCCAGAGCAAAAAGGACATCGAGGACCCAGAGCTCGTCATCCAGGCCACGGTGCTGTGA